TTATGACATGAAAGCTTATTATGGGAGGAGTGTTGACTTTAGAGACCCATTTGAAAAAGAGCGTTACCGAGAATGGGAGAGAAAATACAGAGAGTGGTAtgaaaagtattataaaatagGTTATGCTACTGGAGCACAGCCTAGACCATCAGCAAATAGAGAGAACTTTTCTCCAGAGAGGTTTTTGCCTCTTAATATCAGGAATTCTCCCTTCACAAGAGGCCGCAGGGAAGATTATGCTGGTGGACAAAGTCATAGAAGTCGAAATTTAGGTGGCAACTATCCAGAAAAGCTTTCAACAAGAGACAGTCACAATCAGAAGGACAACACAAAGtcgaaagagaaagagagtgaaaatgCTCCGGGAGAtggtaaaggaaacaaacataagaaacataggaaaagaagaaagggggagGAAAGTGAAGGCTTTCTAAACCCCGAGTTAttagaaacttctagaaaatCGAGAGAACCCACAACtggtgaagaaaataaaacagactcATTATTTGTTCTCCCAAGTCGGGATGATGCTACACCTGTTAGAGATGAACCAATGGATGCCGAATCTATCACTTTTAAATCGGTGTCTGAAAAAGacaagagggagaaagacaaaccaaaagcAAAAGGTGATAAGACCAAACGAAAAAATGATGGTTCCACTGtgtcaaaaaaggaaaatgttgcaAAACCTGCCAAGGGACCTCAAGAAAAACTAGATGGAGAGCGTGAAAAATCTCCTCGATCTGAACCTCCGCTTAAAAAAGCCAAAGAGGAGACTCCAAAGACTGACAATGCTAAAGCATCCTCTTCCTCCCAAAAAGACGAAAAGATCATTGGTACCCCCAGGAAAGCTCACTCTAAGTCCGCAAAAGAACACCAAGAGACAAAACCAGtcaaagaggaaaaagcaaagaaggagTACTCCAAAGATGTCAAATCAGAAAAGCCCACTAATAAGGAAGAAAAGGCCAAGAAGCCTAGTGAAAAAAGTAAGCCACCTGACGGCaagggagacaaaagaaaaagaaaaactgaagaaaagggtGCGGATAAAGATTTTGAATCCTCTTCAACGAAAATCTCTAAACTAGAAGTGACCGAAATAGTGAAACCATCACCAAAGCGTAAAATGGAACCTGATATTGAAAAAATGGATAGGACCCCTGAGAAAGACAAAATTTCATCATCAACTGCCCCAGCCAAAAAAATCAAGCTCAACAGAGAAACTGGTAAGAAAATTGGAAGTACAGAAAATGTATCTAATACAAAAGAACCCTCTGAAAAATTGGAGTCAACATCTAGCAAAGTTAAACAAGAAAAAGTCAAAGGGAAGGTCAGACGAAAAGTAGCTGGAGCCGAGGGATCCAGCTCAACGCTTGTGGATTATACCAGGTAACTGATTGTGGGTGGTTGGGTGTGGATGCTTGTTTTGggaaagaatttaattttatcaGTGCTTGTACTTCTAAAGTATAATATGTTAATTAAGAAGGGGTTAGGCTGGTTAATTTCTATCTTTAAAGAAAGGAGTTGAAGGTGGTTAAATTTTGTGGatgagccactttttttttttttttttttttttttttacacagtcctacatttaaatcatttaatcttTTATCAGAATAAGGGCATTGGCTTTTGAGCATTAAAAGGACATTTATGGTTAAGGTAGCCTTTTTACACTTAGTAGTGTTCAGTAGTAGGTAAATTCTTAATTAAATTCATCACAGATTaacagcattttaatttttttgttttagtacgAGCTCAACTGGAGGCAGTCCTGTGCGGAAATCTGAAGAGAAAACAGATACAAAACGAACTGTCATTAAAACTATGGAAGAATATAATAATGACAATACAGCTCCTGCTGAAGATGTTATTATTATGATTCAGGTTCCCCAGTCCAAATGGGATAAAGATGACTTTGAATCTGAAGAAGAAGATGTTAAGACCACCCAGCCTGTGTCAAGTGTAGGAAAACCTGCCAGTGTTATTAAAAATGTCAGCACTAAACCCTTAAATACAGTCAAGTACACTGAAAAAGAAAGTGAGTCATCAGAGAAAATTCAGAAACTCACCAAGGAAGTGAGCCATGAACTTATACAGCATGAGATCAAAAGTTCAAAAAACTCTGCATCCAGTGAAAAGGGGAAGACCAAAGATCGAGATCATTCAGTGTTGGAGAAGGAAAACCctgagaagaggaagaacagCGCTCAGCCAGAAAAAGATAGTAATGTGGACCGTCTGAATGAAcaagggaattttaaaagtctgtctcAATCTTCCAAAGAGACAAGAACTTCAGATAAGCATGATTCCGTTCGAGGTTCTTCAACTAAAGACTTTACCCCCAACAGAGACAAAAAAACCGACTATGACAACAGAGAATACTCAAGTTCCAAACgtagagaggaaagaaatgaattaacAAGAAGGAAAGACTCTCCTTCTCGAAGTAAAGATTCTTCATCTGGACAGAAAACTAAGCCAAGGGAGGAGAGAGATTTGCCCAAAAAAGGAACAGGAGATTCCAAAAAGAGCAATTCCAGTCCTTCAAGAGAGAAAAAACCTCATGATCACAAAGCCACTTATGATACAAAACGCCCAAGTGAAGAGGCAAAACCTGTAGATAAAAATCCTTGTAAAGATCGTGAGAAGCACACATTAGAAGCAAGGAACAATAAAGAGTCAAGTGGCAATAAATTACCGTATGTGCTTAACCCACCAGACCCACAGACTGAAAAAGAGCAAGTTCCTGGGCAGACTGACAAGAATGCGGTGAAGCCGAAACTGCAGTTAAGTCACTCCTCCCGACTTTCCTCCGACTTAACTAGAGAGACTGATGAAGCTGCTTTTGAACCAGACTATAATGAAAGTGACAGTGAAAGCAATGTGTCTGTGAAAGAGGAGGAAACTTCGGGAAAAGTTTCTAAGGAAGTGAAAGAGAAAATCGTGGAGAAAGCAAAAGACAGCCTGGACCCGGCAGCAGGCGGCCAGATAGGCACAGCCAGGAGCCAGAGCCAAAGCAGCCCTAGTGTTAGTCCAAGTCGAAGTCATAGCCCTTCTGGAAGCCAGACCCGAAGCCACAGCAGTAGTGCCAGCTCTGCAGAGAGTCAGGAcagcaagaagaagaagaagaaaaaggaaaagaaaaagcacaagaaacacaaaaaacataAGAAGCATAAGAAGCATGCAGGCACTGAAGTAGAATtggaaaaaagccaaaaacacaaacacaagaaaaagaagtcCAAGAAgagcaaagataaagaaaaggagaaggagaaagatgaCCAAAAAGTGAAATCTGTCCCTGTATAAaaggacagattttaaaaattgacttaatTACTAAGTCATCTGTATTAAATTTTGTTATAATGTAAAGAGATTCAAGCCTTGTAAATAATGATATGGAAGACCCTGTGCTGCACTTAAAATATTGCTGcttgattatttgatttttacatCAGAGCTTTATAACACGAACTTTTGTACAGAATTGTGAGTTGTGACCATGTAACATGAGAGGTTTTGCTAGGGCCTATTATTTTTAACCACCATTAATTAGTTGGGGTGGAGTTTACTGTACTGTGAAATTttcacatttgaatttttttaattgcctggCAAAAGCTGGTATCAGTTCTAAAATATCAGCAGAATGATTTGCTGAATTCATTACAACCCTGTTATGTCACTTTTTGATTACAATAAAAGTTTTCAGTAAACTTTTCAAATGTCgaatatttgtgggtttttttgaagGAAGTGTGTCATGTCTCTTCCcccttccatttcctcatttaaaataGCCTTTGAGCCTATAGTATATGTTgcaccaaataaacaaaattgggaAGTAAACATGGTAGATGAACTTCATCAGTGGGCTGGTGGTAGGTGGCCAGAAATAAGAAATCAGGATTAGTTGGAGAATTGGTTGGAAAAAATCAAGGGTCATAAATTTATATAGTAATTCGAAGTTTGGACTTCAATTTTAGCAATGAGGAATTGTGGTTTATGGTTCTGTCTTCTTGAAATCCTGATAAATGAGTGTTCAATTCCTTGATAAAGTGCCAGCTAAAACAAACAGCCTTGAGCATCTGGTCAGCCGCATTGACAAGAGCAAGCAGCAGCAGGTCTAGGAGCACCAGGTTCAGACTGATGGGCTCCTCCTTTGTGGCTGGGGTTCAGAAGTTATCATGGCATTGAAAAGCTATTGGAAGGGTTTGGGGAGTTAGAGTAAGAATGGTATCTCAGAAACAGCTGTATAAACAGCGATCAAGATGACAGCAGctgggaggaggaaaagagaccAGGTCCAGTCTGAGGGTGGTCCTAGGTACCCCTGAACTGTTAGTGGGAGAGGAAGGGTCTACATTAGCAACTTGCCTCTACGAACCTCTGTGTCCATGCCTTGTCAGGATTTCCAGACTATGCCATGTAGACAGTGTACAAAAATACTGAGTGTTTTTAATgcaacttttaatatttaaaagaaagaaatgatttaaaGCGATGAATGTGGGTGTCAT
The sequence above is a segment of the Mustela lutreola isolate mMusLut2 chromosome 17, mMusLut2.pri, whole genome shotgun sequence genome. Coding sequences within it:
- the RBBP6 gene encoding E3 ubiquitin-protein ligase RBBP6 isoform X1, which codes for MSCVHYKFSSKLNYDTVTFDGLHISLCDLKKQIMGREKLKAADCDLQITNAQTKEEYTDDNALIPKNSSVIVRRIPIGGVKSTSKTYVISRTEPVMGTSKAIDDSSASISLAQLTKTANLAEANASEEDKIKAMMSQSGHEYDPINYMKKPLGPPPPSYTCFRCGKPGHYIKNCPTNGDKNFESGPRIKKSTGIPRSFMMEVKDPNMKGAMLTNTGKYAIPTIDAEAYAIGKKEKPPFLPEEPSSSSEEDDPIPDELLCLICKDIMTDAVVIPCCGNSYCDECIRTALLESDDHTCPTCHQNDVSPDALIANKFLRQAVNNFKNETGYTKRLRKQLPPPSTPVPTPRPLIQRNLQPLMRSPISRQQDPLMIPVTSSSTHPAPSLSSLTSNPSSLAPPVPGNSSSTPAPVPDITATVSISVHSEKSDGPFRDSDSKILPAAALAPEHSKGASSIAITALMEEKGYQVPVLGTPSLLGQSLLHGQLIPTTGPVRINTARPGGGRPGWEHSNKLGYLVSPPQQIRRGERSCYRSINRGRHHSERSQRTQGPSLPATPVFVPVPPPPLYPPPPHTLPLPPGVPPPQFSPQFPPGQPPPAGYSVPPPGFPPAPANLSTTWVSSGVQTAHSNTIPTTQAPPLSREEFYREQRRLKEEEKKKSKLDEFTNDFAKELMEYKKIQKERRRSFSRSKSPYSGSSYSRSSYTYSKSRSGSTRSRSYSRSFSRSHSRSYSRSPPYPRRGRGKSRNYRSRSRSHGYHRSRSRSPPYRRYHSRSRSPQAFRGQSPNKRNVPQGETEREYFNRYREVPPPYDMKAYYGRSVDFRDPFEKERYREWERKYREWYEKYYKIGYATGAQPRPSANRENFSPERFLPLNIRNSPFTRGRREDYAGGQSHRSRNLGGNYPEKLSTRDSHNQKDNTKSKEKESENAPGDGKGNKHKKHRKRRKGEESEGFLNPELLETSRKSREPTTGEENKTDSLFVLPSRDDATPVRDEPMDAESITFKSVSEKDKREKDKPKAKGDKTKRKNDGSTVSKKENVAKPAKGPQEKLDGEREKSPRSEPPLKKAKEETPKTDNAKASSSSQKDEKIIGTPRKAHSKSAKEHQETKPVKEEKAKKEYSKDVKSEKPTNKEEKAKKPSEKSKPPDGKGDKRKRKTEEKGADKDFESSSTKISKLEVTEIVKPSPKRKMEPDIEKMDRTPEKDKISSSTAPAKKIKLNRETGKKIGSTENVSNTKEPSEKLESTSSKVKQEKVKGKVRRKVAGAEGSSSTLVDYTSTSSTGGSPVRKSEEKTDTKRTVIKTMEEYNNDNTAPAEDVIIMIQVPQSKWDKDDFESEEEDVKTTQPVSSVGKPASVIKNVSTKPLNTVKYTEKESESSEKIQKLTKEVSHELIQHEIKSSKNSASSEKGKTKDRDHSVLEKENPEKRKNSAQPEKDSNVDRLNEQGNFKSLSQSSKETRTSDKHDSVRGSSTKDFTPNRDKKTDYDNREYSSSKRREERNELTRRKDSPSRSKDSSSGQKTKPREERDLPKKGTGDSKKSNSSPSREKKPHDHKATYDTKRPSEEAKPVDKNPCKDREKHTLEARNNKESSGNKLPYVLNPPDPQTEKEQVPGQTDKNAVKPKLQLSHSSRLSSDLTRETDEAAFEPDYNESDSESNVSVKEEETSGKVSKEVKEKIVEKAKDSLDPAAGGQIGTARSQSQSSPSVSPSRSHSPSGSQTRSHSSSASSAESQDSKKKKKKKEKKKHKKHKKHKKHKKHAGTEVELEKSQKHKHKKKKSKKSKDKEKEKEKDDQKVKSVPV
- the RBBP6 gene encoding E3 ubiquitin-protein ligase RBBP6 isoform X2; translation: MSCVHYKFSSKLNYDTVTFDGLHISLCDLKKQIMGREKLKAADCDLQITNAQTKEEYTDDNALIPKNSSVIVRRIPIGGVKSTSKTYVISRTEPVMGTSKAIDDSSASISLAQLTKTANLAEANASEEDKIKAMMSQSGHEYDPINYMKKPLGPPPPSYTCFRCGKPGHYIKNCPTNGDKNFESGPRIKKSTGIPRSFMMEVKDPNMKGAMLTNTGKYAIPTIDAEAYAIGKKEKPPFLPEEPSSSSEEDDPIPDELLCLICKDIMTDAVVIPCCGNSYCDECIRTALLESDDHTCPTCHQNDVSPDALIANKFLRQAVNNFKNETGYTKRLRKQLPPPSTPVPTPRPLIQRNLQPLMRSPISRQQDPLMIPVTSSSTHPAPSLSSLTSNPSSLAPPVPGNSSSTPAPVPDITATVSISVHSEKSDGPFRDSDSKILPAAALAPEHSKGASSIAITALMEEKGYQVPVLGTPSLLGQSLLHGQLIPTTGPVRINTARPGGGRPGWEHSNKLGYLVSPPQQIRRGERSCYRSINRGRHHSERSQRTQGPSLPATPVFVPVPPPPLYPPPPHTLPLPPGVPPPQFSPQFPPGQPPPAGYSVPPPGFPPAPANLSTTWVSSGVQTAHSNTIPTTQAPPLSREEFYREQRRLKEESKSPYSGSSYSRSSYTYSKSRSGSTRSRSYSRSFSRSHSRSYSRSPPYPRRGRGKSRNYRSRSRSHGYHRSRSRSPPYRRYHSRSRSPQAFRGQSPNKRNVPQGETEREYFNRYREVPPPYDMKAYYGRSVDFRDPFEKERYREWERKYREWYEKYYKIGYATGAQPRPSANRENFSPERFLPLNIRNSPFTRGRREDYAGGQSHRSRNLGGNYPEKLSTRDSHNQKDNTKSKEKESENAPGDGKGNKHKKHRKRRKGEESEGFLNPELLETSRKSREPTTGEENKTDSLFVLPSRDDATPVRDEPMDAESITFKSVSEKDKREKDKPKAKGDKTKRKNDGSTVSKKENVAKPAKGPQEKLDGEREKSPRSEPPLKKAKEETPKTDNAKASSSSQKDEKIIGTPRKAHSKSAKEHQETKPVKEEKAKKEYSKDVKSEKPTNKEEKAKKPSEKSKPPDGKGDKRKRKTEEKGADKDFESSSTKISKLEVTEIVKPSPKRKMEPDIEKMDRTPEKDKISSSTAPAKKIKLNRETGKKIGSTENVSNTKEPSEKLESTSSKVKQEKVKGKVRRKVAGAEGSSSTLVDYTSTSSTGGSPVRKSEEKTDTKRTVIKTMEEYNNDNTAPAEDVIIMIQVPQSKWDKDDFESEEEDVKTTQPVSSVGKPASVIKNVSTKPLNTVKYTEKESESSEKIQKLTKEVSHELIQHEIKSSKNSASSEKGKTKDRDHSVLEKENPEKRKNSAQPEKDSNVDRLNEQGNFKSLSQSSKETRTSDKHDSVRGSSTKDFTPNRDKKTDYDNREYSSSKRREERNELTRRKDSPSRSKDSSSGQKTKPREERDLPKKGTGDSKKSNSSPSREKKPHDHKATYDTKRPSEEAKPVDKNPCKDREKHTLEARNNKESSGNKLPYVLNPPDPQTEKEQVPGQTDKNAVKPKLQLSHSSRLSSDLTRETDEAAFEPDYNESDSESNVSVKEEETSGKVSKEVKEKIVEKAKDSLDPAAGGQIGTARSQSQSSPSVSPSRSHSPSGSQTRSHSSSASSAESQDSKKKKKKKEKKKHKKHKKHKKHKKHAGTEVELEKSQKHKHKKKKSKKSKDKEKEKEKDDQKVKSVPV